In Dermatophilus congolensis, a genomic segment contains:
- a CDS encoding rhomboid family intramembrane serine protease yields MSRAVTTRPKRTPACLATRLLQLCLLVGLMWACEIVDQVAAADLDQFGIQPRSLSHWYGILLSPFLHAGFAHLITNTGILLTLGILVALITSEFFAVTASIIVLGGAGVWLFGPAGTVHVGASGLIYGYAAFLIVFGFSARRLAPTIVGIIVACIYGGLAWGLLPSQMGVSWQAHLSGAIAGVYVARHLGHRLRSNKKHPKRFF; encoded by the coding sequence ATGAGCCGCGCCGTTACCACGCGCCCCAAACGCACACCTGCCTGCTTAGCCACCCGGCTACTACAGCTCTGCCTTCTCGTTGGGCTCATGTGGGCCTGCGAAATCGTTGACCAGGTTGCGGCAGCTGACCTAGACCAATTTGGTATCCAGCCGCGCAGTCTTAGCCACTGGTATGGCATTCTTCTGAGCCCATTCCTGCATGCTGGGTTCGCCCACCTCATAACCAACACCGGCATCCTGCTCACTCTCGGGATCCTTGTGGCACTCATCACCAGCGAATTCTTCGCTGTGACCGCTTCCATCATCGTTCTCGGCGGAGCAGGCGTATGGCTCTTCGGGCCTGCTGGAACAGTCCACGTCGGCGCCAGCGGTCTCATCTACGGCTATGCCGCTTTCCTAATTGTTTTCGGTTTCTCAGCTCGTCGACTTGCTCCCACAATCGTGGGGATCATCGTCGCCTGCATCTACGGAGGGCTGGCCTGGGGCCTCCTACCAAGTCAGATGGGCGTCTCCTGGCAGGCACACCTATCCGGGGCTATCGCAGGCGTATACGTGGCCCGTCACCTAGGGCACCGTCTGCGTAGCAATAAAAAACACCCAAAGCGCTTTTTCTAA
- a CDS encoding glycosyltransferase family 2 protein, producing the protein MPRLTVLMPVRNGQRYLPTALSSLAATLPRDAHVRIMDDGSSDSTPALLAAAAERDSRFIIHRHDHGHGVANSLNELARASDSEYIARMDADDIVMVGRWSLSRLALRNADFVFTTSLHINATGNITGVDQPGRFSAAATPFHLLLGSMLVHPSVTMRRSAFDALGGYTDVPAEDYELWLRAAANGYRLVRTAVPGLKYRRHDEQVTATSPWSNPDPDSPMFTAYGSLLDYTLGHRQEGWRAVFASALGRTPLTPEETAWTHAMQQDIIDTVQRQLNPHDAALVMWRARREWRRADQRSTQNHNA; encoded by the coding sequence GCACACGTGCGCATCATGGACGATGGATCCAGCGACTCCACGCCCGCCTTGCTCGCCGCCGCCGCTGAACGCGACAGCCGCTTCATCATTCACCGTCACGACCACGGCCACGGCGTAGCTAACAGCCTGAATGAACTCGCCCGCGCCAGCGACAGCGAGTACATCGCCCGCATGGACGCCGACGACATCGTCATGGTGGGCCGATGGAGCCTCAGCCGCCTGGCCCTACGAAACGCTGACTTCGTTTTCACTACCTCCCTGCACATCAACGCCACCGGAAATATCACCGGCGTAGACCAGCCCGGTCGGTTCTCCGCCGCTGCCACCCCCTTCCACCTTCTCTTGGGATCCATGCTCGTCCATCCCTCGGTGACAATGCGCCGCAGCGCCTTCGACGCACTCGGCGGATACACCGATGTGCCCGCCGAAGACTATGAACTCTGGCTGCGCGCCGCCGCCAACGGATACCGCCTAGTCCGCACCGCTGTGCCCGGACTCAAATACCGCCGCCACGATGAACAAGTCACCGCAACCAGTCCTTGGAGTAACCCTGACCCCGATTCCCCTATGTTCACCGCATACGGGAGCCTGCTGGATTACACCCTCGGTCACCGACAAGAAGGCTGGCGCGCTGTTTTCGCTTCCGCCTTGGGGCGCACCCCGCTCACCCCGGAAGAAACCGCATGGACCCATGCCATGCAGCAAGACATCATCGACACCGTCCAACGTCAGCTCAACCCTCATGACGCCGCCCTAGTTATGTGGCGTGCCCGTCGCGAATGGCGCCGAGCCGACCAACGCAGCACCCAGAACCACAACGCCTAG
- the eno gene encoding phosphopyruvate hydratase, with the protein MATIEEIGAREILDSRGNPTVEVEVLLDDGTTSRAAVPSGASTGAFEAVERRDGDKSRYLGKGVEEAVDAVLEDITPRLLGHDASDQRLVDAEMIALDGTDNKGKLGANAILGVSLAVARAAADSAGLPLFRYVGGPNAHVLPVPMMNILNGGSHADSNVDIQEFMIAPIGASSFKEALRWGAEVYHSLKSVLKERGLATGLGDEGGFAPNLESNAAALDLIVEAIKKAGYTPGSDIALALDVASSEFYKDGTYQFEGGSKSAEEMVAYYADLVANYPLVSIEDPLNEEDWDGWKHMTDELGDKVQLVGDDLFVTNPERLAKGIATNTANALLVKVNQIGSLTETLDAVAMAQSNGYRCMMSHRSGETEDTTIADLAVATNCGQIKTGAPARSERVAKYNQLLRIEELLDDAAVYAGAGAFPRFKG; encoded by the coding sequence GTGGCAACCATCGAGGAAATCGGCGCACGCGAGATTCTGGACTCCCGCGGCAACCCCACGGTCGAGGTCGAGGTCCTCCTCGACGACGGCACCACCTCCCGCGCAGCCGTTCCTAGCGGCGCCTCCACCGGAGCTTTCGAGGCAGTGGAACGCCGCGACGGCGACAAGAGCCGGTACCTGGGCAAAGGTGTCGAAGAAGCCGTTGACGCGGTTCTCGAAGACATCACCCCTCGCTTGCTCGGCCACGACGCTTCTGACCAGCGCCTCGTCGACGCCGAAATGATTGCCCTCGACGGCACCGACAACAAAGGCAAGCTCGGCGCCAACGCCATCCTTGGCGTCTCACTGGCCGTGGCACGTGCTGCCGCCGACTCCGCTGGCCTACCGCTGTTCCGTTACGTCGGCGGCCCCAACGCCCACGTTCTTCCCGTCCCGATGATGAACATCCTCAACGGCGGATCCCACGCAGACTCCAACGTCGACATCCAGGAGTTCATGATCGCCCCAATCGGCGCCTCCAGCTTCAAAGAAGCTTTGCGCTGGGGCGCTGAGGTGTACCACTCCCTTAAGAGCGTCCTCAAAGAGCGTGGTCTGGCCACTGGCCTTGGCGACGAAGGTGGCTTCGCCCCCAATCTCGAAAGCAACGCTGCCGCGCTTGACCTGATCGTCGAGGCGATCAAGAAGGCTGGGTACACCCCAGGTAGCGACATCGCTCTGGCCTTGGATGTTGCCTCCAGCGAGTTCTACAAGGACGGCACATACCAGTTCGAAGGCGGCAGCAAGTCCGCCGAAGAAATGGTCGCCTACTACGCGGACCTGGTTGCCAACTACCCACTGGTTTCCATCGAGGACCCGCTAAACGAAGAAGACTGGGACGGCTGGAAACACATGACTGACGAGCTTGGCGACAAGGTCCAGCTCGTTGGTGATGACCTGTTCGTCACCAACCCCGAACGCCTTGCCAAAGGCATCGCCACCAACACGGCTAACGCCCTGCTGGTTAAGGTGAACCAGATCGGATCGCTCACCGAAACCCTTGACGCTGTCGCAATGGCGCAGAGCAACGGCTACCGCTGCATGATGAGTCACCGTTCTGGTGAGACCGAAGACACCACCATCGCCGATCTTGCAGTGGCAACGAACTGCGGTCAGATCAAGACTGGCGCACCGGCACGCTCGGAGCGAGTTGCTAAATACAACCAGTTGCTGCGCATTGAAGAGCTGCTCGATGACGCTGCTGTCTACGCAGGTGCCGGCGCTTTCCCGCGTTTCAAGGGATGA
- a CDS encoding MazG family protein, which translates to MGSTSSSRQHPTDAEQLTGIAGLIEVMDRLRSPGGCPWDAAQTHNSLAKFVVEEAYELADAIDSGDREELVDELGDVLFQVVFHARLGHEHDQPFTIDDIAERTITKLRRRHPHVFGDVDTDDPARIEANWDAIKAAEKPERRSPLDGIPASLAPLERAAKIANRHRRAGHLNTVRSALADQPEDDYGTRLFALVLEAVDAGVDPGTALLATVNRVTTSLRDRQEQGPTDPLESTDTD; encoded by the coding sequence ATGGGTTCCACCAGCAGTAGCCGGCAGCACCCCACTGACGCCGAGCAACTCACAGGCATTGCCGGACTCATTGAAGTCATGGACCGGCTCCGCTCACCTGGCGGTTGCCCATGGGATGCCGCACAAACACACAATTCACTGGCCAAGTTTGTTGTTGAAGAAGCCTACGAACTCGCCGACGCCATTGACAGTGGTGACCGAGAAGAACTTGTCGACGAACTTGGTGACGTGCTCTTCCAAGTGGTTTTTCATGCCCGCCTAGGCCATGAACACGATCAGCCATTCACCATTGACGACATCGCCGAGCGCACCATCACCAAACTTCGCCGCCGTCACCCTCACGTGTTCGGCGATGTCGACACCGATGACCCAGCACGCATCGAAGCGAACTGGGATGCGATCAAAGCAGCCGAAAAACCGGAGAGACGTTCACCACTTGACGGCATCCCCGCATCCCTCGCACCGTTGGAACGAGCAGCCAAGATCGCCAACCGGCACCGCAGGGCAGGTCACCTCAACACAGTACGATCTGCCCTAGCTGACCAGCCCGAAGACGATTACGGCACTCGCCTATTCGCCTTGGTTCTCGAAGCGGTCGACGCTGGTGTGGACCCAGGAACAGCCCTGCTGGCTACTGTGAATCGCGTCACCACATCGTTGCGCGACAGGCAGGAACAGGGACCAACCGACCCGTTGGAATCCACCGATACCGACTAG